From Pseudanabaena sp. PCC 6802, one genomic window encodes:
- a CDS encoding GNAT family N-acetyltransferase, translated as MQAFSTTGSTIRPMQHRDLEAIEQLQLAGDLCGASLESTQYKRRARNWFPLVQFVSWFPNPIQHLCRIYVAEVNGQVVGFIRVSPFNSSRSTWQIDEIEVAQGSSRAAIGTHLIRYCLEACWEARTWLLEVDVNAKDAIALYRQNGFQPLAQLTDWEISAEGLTDLAQHQPDLPNLLPVSNADAILLYQLDTASLPPQIRQVYDISVNDFRCSLVDRLIGHSQYMLNNVREVSGYVYEPQRKAAIAYFSVLVRHPASKPQTKRSAQPAHRAQITVHPAYTWLYAELMAQIARIIRQQAGSDRYSLWVSSADYQPEREAYFEQIQAATRSHGLLMARSVWHKIREAKPALDALQLSKMLSGFQPAHKPVPGRIDAIPPAHPDELS; from the coding sequence ATGCAAGCCTTTTCAACCACAGGCAGTACGATTCGTCCAATGCAGCACCGCGATCTAGAAGCGATCGAACAATTGCAACTGGCTGGAGATCTTTGTGGTGCATCTTTGGAATCGACGCAATACAAGCGTAGAGCTAGAAACTGGTTTCCTTTAGTGCAATTTGTCAGTTGGTTCCCCAATCCGATTCAGCATCTGTGCCGTATATATGTTGCGGAAGTTAACGGGCAAGTTGTCGGATTTATTCGCGTTTCGCCCTTCAACAGCAGCCGCAGTACTTGGCAAATTGACGAAATCGAGGTTGCCCAAGGCAGTTCGCGCGCGGCAATAGGGACGCATTTGATCCGCTATTGCTTGGAAGCTTGCTGGGAAGCACGTACCTGGCTGCTAGAGGTGGATGTCAATGCTAAGGACGCGATCGCTCTGTACCGTCAAAATGGTTTCCAGCCCCTTGCTCAGCTTACAGACTGGGAAATATCGGCGGAGGGCTTGACGGACTTGGCGCAGCATCAGCCCGATCTGCCCAATTTATTGCCGGTTAGCAATGCCGATGCTATTTTGCTCTATCAACTCGATACCGCCTCCCTGCCACCCCAGATTCGGCAGGTCTACGATATCAGCGTCAATGATTTTCGTTGCAGCCTTGTGGATCGCCTGATCGGTCACAGTCAGTACATGCTGAACAATGTTCGGGAAGTATCTGGCTACGTCTACGAGCCGCAGCGCAAAGCAGCGATCGCTTACTTTTCCGTGCTCGTTCGCCATCCGGCCAGCAAGCCTCAAACTAAGCGATCTGCCCAACCAGCGCACCGCGCTCAGATTACCGTCCATCCCGCCTATACCTGGTTATATGCCGAGCTAATGGCACAAATTGCCAGAATCATTCGGCAGCAAGCAGGTAGCGATCGGTATTCCCTCTGGGTTTCATCCGCAGATTATCAACCGGAACGCGAAGCTTACTTCGAGCAAATCCAAGCTGCGACTAGAAGCCACGGCTTATTGATGGCTAGATCGGTATGGCACAAGATCCGCGAAGCTAAGCCTGCGCTGGATGCACTGCAACTTTCTAAAATGCTCTCAGGATTTCAGCCCGCTCACAAACCCGTACCTGGAAGGATTGATGCTATCCCTCCCGCTCATCCCGATGAATTATCTTGA
- a CDS encoding outer membrane beta-barrel protein, with product MKNLAKYGLTSAFVLTIAALVSLPAKADEARIPSSYLGAGVSLGGINSDTSSRLGGNITGRYKFEEVPVSFRTSVLLGNGGTSIVPTFSYDVPLGNRTNVYLGAGASVVPSNNSNSLTGDRNAFALQPGIEVSLNKNVLLYSNAVVAINGYNDGRTATSVQGGVGFQF from the coding sequence ATGAAAAATCTAGCTAAATATGGATTAACTTCTGCATTTGTGCTGACAATTGCTGCGCTCGTTTCTCTTCCTGCAAAAGCAGATGAAGCGCGAATTCCTAGTAGTTATTTAGGTGCAGGAGTCTCTCTAGGTGGGATTAACAGCGACACTTCTTCTAGATTAGGTGGCAATATTACGGGTAGATATAAGTTTGAGGAAGTGCCAGTTTCTTTCCGTACTTCAGTATTACTAGGAAATGGCGGCACTTCGATCGTACCAACATTTTCCTATGATGTTCCTTTAGGTAATCGTACTAATGTTTACCTGGGTGCGGGTGCGTCGGTCGTTCCCAGTAATAATAGTAATTCTCTGACGGGCGATCGCAATGCATTTGCCCTACAGCCAGGGATTGAAGTGAGCCTGAATAAAAACGTACTGCTATACAGCAACGCGGTCGTAGCAATTAACGGCTACAACGACGGTAGAACTGCCACCTCAGTCCAGGGTGGGGTTGGCTTCCAGTTTTAA
- a CDS encoding tetratricopeptide repeat protein: protein MLGDTLYGAFQPNYPDAWFAKGIILPKLGRHREAVAAYDKSLALKPGDRVVQDARQRAAANL, encoded by the coding sequence TTGCTTGGAGATACTTTGTATGGTGCATTTCAGCCTAATTATCCCGACGCTTGGTTTGCTAAGGGTATAATACTGCCAAAGCTAGGGCGACATCGAGAAGCAGTCGCTGCCTATGATAAATCGCTGGCACTAAAACCCGGCGATCGGGTAGTGCAAGATGCCAGACAAAGAGCAGCAGCTAATCTCTAA
- a CDS encoding S-layer homology domain-containing protein: protein MRRFSRFLPLLLVFACLPAAAEPVFEESVDQFFTEAPATVAAESPVIDEAIAQVVDANLMTKDSEGKFHPEAIMSRAEIATILVKAFRLETLKPTVTTPIKFNDVPSSHWAAKDIEIAVRTGTMEGYEKGRFFPNQRINRAEAFAIFANAYGVFQFPEATVNEILDPYPDAKDLPKWSRRAMATALNEGFVNLGTDRQINPLNPMRRSDMAYALSKFLEKERGRYPINSPLRKGPLR from the coding sequence ATGCGCAGATTTAGTAGATTTTTACCCCTTTTGCTAGTGTTCGCATGTTTGCCAGCAGCGGCAGAACCAGTATTTGAAGAATCAGTAGACCAATTCTTTACCGAAGCGCCTGCAACTGTGGCGGCTGAGTCGCCAGTCATAGATGAAGCGATCGCTCAAGTGGTAGACGCAAACTTGATGACAAAGGACTCTGAGGGCAAATTCCATCCCGAGGCAATTATGAGTCGCGCTGAGATTGCCACTATTCTAGTTAAGGCATTCAGGCTGGAAACTCTGAAACCCACTGTCACTACACCCATCAAATTTAATGACGTACCGAGTTCCCATTGGGCGGCAAAAGATATCGAAATTGCCGTAAGAACGGGTACAATGGAAGGCTATGAGAAAGGAAGATTCTTTCCTAACCAAAGAATTAATCGAGCCGAAGCATTTGCGATTTTTGCCAATGCCTACGGAGTCTTTCAGTTTCCTGAAGCCACTGTTAACGAGATATTAGACCCATACCCGGATGCGAAAGACTTACCCAAATGGTCGAGGAGAGCAATGGCAACTGCTCTTAATGAAGGATTCGTGAATCTAGGTACCGATCGCCAAATTAATCCCCTCAATCCCATGAGGCGCAGCGATATGGCCTATGCTTTGAGCAAATTTCTAGAAAAGGAACGAGGTCGCTATCCCATAAATTCCCCATTGCGTAAGGGGCCTTTGCGGTGA
- a CDS encoding serine/threonine-protein kinase: MLNETLVGRYQILQHLSSGAFTETYLAEDIHLPDRPQCKVKWLKTESLTPEAIAIARNLFQSEARTLDILGTHSQIPNLLAHFEQNQQFYIVQEFMAGEGLDRELMSGARWNELQVIAFLREVLNILQFVHQHNVIHRNLKPKNLIRRSFDGKFALIGFNGIEEIYAPATKLQSAQTQMHSTYSSKIQISDGYVPLEQMAGNPGFSSDIYALGKIAIYALIGNPPNYLPTDSQTGEVIWRPGTLVSDRTAAIIDKIVRAHPRDRYQSASEVIADLNNPQRPVFAVQPNIDTGSTFNTITSKVSNALSRINWQQYWQRYQIPLSILAGVAVLATTASISYFAFKPKDNPTVSNSTNSQETNPTNAQGFVERGNSRIEAGRYTDARADFDEAIRLDPNSVDAQFGKTLTQAFQLNLDRKYPEAIAEFDKLIALQPNSGLALVGKGNALFGQRQYDEALKAYDRATQVKPDLILGWTGRGLVLSNLKRYDEALAAYEQALKIKPDSTFALVSQGDTLRFKEQYQQAIPIYDKAIAINPNYGNAWIGKGFALNGLGQRQEAIAAIEQATKKAPNYAYTWWAWGTLLQEDGRHEGALAAAEKAISLDNQYADAWRLKANALLKLRKLPESIAAADEAVRLFPNVDTLTSQANAIYESGQFAKALPIYQRVVQIDPNLEYGWSNLSELLNQMKRYNEALTAADRALKIAPNTSGWNQRANALVGLQRYQEAIAAYDRVIKLQPDYHYAFIGKGNALYRLQRYQEAIDSYDRALAIAPVDRKLKVESDRYATLNLKGNALAQLQRYEEALKTYQQATEIKADFPEGWHNQGRMQFALQRYDAALAAYNKALEIEPDFADAKAGREEVLRQLGQ, from the coding sequence ATGTTGAATGAGACTCTAGTCGGACGCTATCAGATACTCCAGCATCTTAGCAGTGGAGCTTTTACAGAAACGTATCTAGCTGAAGATATTCACTTACCCGATCGCCCTCAATGTAAGGTCAAATGGCTGAAAACAGAATCTCTTACACCTGAGGCGATCGCAATTGCCAGAAATTTATTCCAATCGGAAGCAAGAACCCTGGATATTTTAGGCACGCATTCCCAGATTCCTAATCTGCTCGCTCACTTTGAGCAGAACCAGCAGTTCTACATCGTCCAGGAATTTATGGCCGGGGAAGGTTTAGATCGAGAGTTAATGTCTGGAGCGAGATGGAACGAGCTGCAGGTAATCGCTTTTTTGCGCGAAGTGCTGAATATTCTCCAGTTTGTCCACCAGCACAATGTCATCCATCGCAACCTCAAGCCTAAAAATCTGATTAGACGTAGTTTCGATGGTAAGTTTGCTCTAATTGGGTTTAATGGCATCGAAGAGATTTATGCTCCAGCGACAAAGCTCCAATCCGCCCAAACACAGATGCATTCAACATATTCAAGTAAGATTCAGATATCCGATGGTTACGTGCCGCTAGAACAAATGGCAGGCAACCCAGGCTTTAGCAGCGATATCTACGCGCTGGGTAAGATCGCTATCTACGCTCTCATAGGTAACCCACCCAACTACTTACCAACAGACTCCCAAACTGGTGAGGTAATCTGGCGACCGGGTACATTAGTGAGCGATCGCACGGCGGCAATTATCGACAAAATAGTGAGAGCGCACCCCCGCGATCGCTACCAAAGCGCTAGTGAAGTAATCGCAGACCTGAATAATCCACAGCGCCCTGTATTCGCAGTACAACCAAATATTGATACTGGTAGCACCTTCAATACTATTACCAGTAAAGTCAGTAATGCACTCAGCCGGATTAACTGGCAGCAGTACTGGCAGCGATATCAGATACCGCTTTCGATCCTGGCAGGAGTGGCAGTCTTAGCGACGACCGCCAGCATTTCCTATTTCGCGTTCAAACCCAAGGACAATCCCACCGTTAGCAATTCAACAAACTCGCAGGAAACAAATCCAACTAACGCCCAGGGCTTTGTCGAACGGGGGAATAGCCGGATCGAAGCAGGTAGATATACAGATGCGCGGGCGGATTTTGATGAGGCCATCAGATTAGATCCCAATTCCGTTGATGCCCAGTTTGGTAAAACCCTAACTCAGGCATTTCAACTAAATCTCGATCGCAAATATCCAGAAGCGATCGCCGAATTTGATAAATTAATTGCCCTCCAGCCTAACTCCGGCTTGGCATTGGTCGGCAAGGGAAATGCACTATTCGGTCAAAGACAGTACGACGAGGCACTCAAAGCCTACGATCGCGCCACCCAGGTCAAGCCCGATCTCATTCTCGGCTGGACTGGTCGCGGACTTGTTTTGTCCAATTTGAAGAGATACGATGAGGCACTGGCTGCCTACGAGCAAGCCCTCAAAATCAAACCAGATAGCACGTTCGCTCTAGTTAGCCAGGGCGATACCCTCCGCTTCAAAGAGCAATATCAACAGGCTATCCCTATCTATGACAAAGCGATCGCCATTAATCCGAACTACGGTAATGCCTGGATTGGCAAGGGATTTGCGCTTAACGGCTTGGGTCAGCGCCAGGAAGCTATTGCCGCGATCGAGCAAGCTACTAAGAAAGCTCCCAACTATGCTTATACCTGGTGGGCATGGGGGACGTTACTCCAGGAAGATGGCCGACATGAAGGTGCGCTGGCAGCAGCGGAGAAGGCGATTAGTCTCGATAATCAATATGCCGATGCCTGGAGGCTGAAAGCCAACGCGCTACTCAAACTCAGGAAACTCCCGGAATCTATCGCCGCAGCGGATGAGGCAGTACGGTTATTCCCAAACGTTGACACTCTCACCAGTCAAGCCAATGCCATATACGAATCTGGGCAGTTTGCGAAAGCTCTCCCGATATATCAAAGAGTTGTCCAAATCGATCCCAATTTGGAGTATGGCTGGTCTAATTTGAGCGAGTTGCTCAACCAGATGAAGCGATATAACGAAGCACTTACTGCTGCGGATCGGGCGCTCAAAATTGCGCCTAATACCTCAGGGTGGAATCAACGTGCCAATGCTTTGGTAGGGCTGCAACGCTATCAAGAGGCGATCGCTGCCTACGATCGGGTCATAAAACTGCAGCCGGATTATCATTACGCTTTTATTGGCAAAGGTAACGCGCTCTACAGGTTGCAACGCTATCAGGAAGCGATCGATTCCTACGATCGCGCTTTAGCGATCGCACCAGTCGATCGCAAGCTGAAAGTCGAGTCCGATCGATACGCCACCCTCAATCTCAAAGGCAATGCCCTCGCGCAATTGCAACGGTATGAAGAGGCTCTCAAAACCTACCAGCAAGCAACCGAGATCAAAGCAGATTTCCCAGAAGGCTGGCACAACCAGGGCAGAATGCAGTTTGCCCTGCAGCGATACGATGCTGCCCTCGCCGCCTATAACAAAGCTCTGGAGATCGAACCCGACTTTGCCGATGCTAAAGCAGGGCGAGAGGAAGTTCTGCGACAATTAGGGCAGTAG
- a CDS encoding DUF4079 domain-containing protein, which produces MDIQIPDPLKPIVTFFHPVMMAATLLLALYALYLGIQSRRSRSAQGATKKAMMEAKYGTRHFQVGSIFLALMVLGSVGGMAVTYINNHKLFVGPHLIAGLGLASLAAISAALAPLMQQGKEWARITHITINVALVGIFTWQTVTGFDIVQRILDQMAKGS; this is translated from the coding sequence ATGGATATCCAAATCCCAGATCCCTTAAAGCCCATCGTTACCTTTTTCCATCCGGTCATGATGGCGGCCACGCTTTTGCTTGCCTTGTATGCCTTATATTTGGGCATTCAATCGCGGCGATCGCGCAGCGCCCAGGGAGCCACCAAAAAAGCGATGATGGAAGCCAAGTACGGAACCAGACATTTTCAGGTTGGCTCGATCTTTCTGGCTTTAATGGTTTTAGGTAGCGTGGGCGGTATGGCTGTCACCTATATCAACAACCACAAACTATTTGTCGGCCCTCATCTAATTGCAGGTTTGGGATTGGCCAGTCTCGCTGCCATATCCGCTGCTTTAGCACCGTTAATGCAGCAGGGCAAAGAATGGGCGCGCATCACCCACATCACAATTAATGTGGCATTGGTTGGTATCTTTACGTGGCAAACAGTAACAGGATTTGATATCGTGCAAAGAATCCTGGATCAGATGGCAAAGGGCAGTTAA
- the cphA gene encoding cyanophycin synthetase — translation MKILKIQTLRGPNQWHIQRHQLVAIRLDLEDLATSPQKAVNFAFDLNRVLTGLGIDTASSSTSNGVERTHVVDLVQHVALELQKLADMSVDFGTSRPTSEPGVYQVVFEYQSEQAGRYAARAAVRLCQSVIDTKEYPASELQQDLQDLLELKLDSQLGPSTDSIVAEAKARRIPWIELGCRAMIQLGYGIYQKRIQATLSNFSSILGVELACDKEGTKRILRDSGVPVPKGTTIRSLKYLEDAIAEVGGFPIVVKPLNGNHGRGISIDVRTLPAAEDAFDLAREVSEEVIVERFHRGRDHRVLVVNGRVIAVAERVPAHVVGDGASTIAQLIEITNQDPRRGDGHDNVLTKIELDRTSYDLLERQGFTLETVLEPEQVCYLKATANLSTGGIAVDRTDDIHCENVWLAQRVAKIIGLDIAGIDVVTSDISQPLHATDGVIVEVNAAPGFRMHTAPSVGIPRNVAEPVIEMLFPPGTPSRIPIVAITGTNGKTTTTRLIAHIFKQTQRVVGYTTTDGIYIGDWLVEKGDTTGPYSAQVILRDPTVEVAVLETARGGILRSGLGFDGCDVGVILNVQADHLGLGDIDTVEDLANLKSVVVRAAFPSGYAVLNADDPLVAAMASQVQAQVVYFSMNPENPIVVAHAQQGGLAAVYENGYLSILKGDWTLRIEQAVNVPVTLGGKTPFMIQNALAASLAAFVQGVRIEDIRSALNSFVASSHQTPGRMNLFDLGRFHVLLDYAHNPAGYRAIAGFISTWNGERIGVIGAPGDRRDADIEELGQISAEMFDRIIIKEDCDRRGRAPYEVANLMQKGITEFSPNLPYKVILDEAEALIEALDTAPDNALVVIFPEKVERAIEIVEARQPQEYKDNVNGLSGSASTNPSVSALAL, via the coding sequence ATGAAAATCCTCAAGATTCAGACTTTACGCGGACCGAATCAATGGCACATTCAGCGTCATCAACTAGTCGCGATCAGGTTGGACTTAGAGGATTTAGCTACTTCACCCCAGAAAGCTGTCAATTTTGCTTTTGACTTAAATCGAGTCTTAACAGGCTTGGGCATCGACACCGCCAGTAGCAGTACTAGCAACGGAGTTGAAAGAACGCATGTTGTCGATCTCGTACAGCATGTTGCTCTGGAACTGCAAAAATTGGCTGACATGTCCGTTGATTTTGGCACTAGTCGCCCCACATCCGAGCCTGGGGTCTACCAGGTAGTTTTTGAATATCAATCGGAGCAAGCTGGCAGATACGCCGCTCGTGCCGCCGTGCGCCTGTGTCAAAGCGTTATCGATACCAAAGAATATCCCGCCTCAGAACTGCAACAGGATTTACAGGATCTTTTAGAGCTAAAACTAGACTCTCAACTCGGACCCAGTACCGACTCAATTGTGGCTGAGGCTAAAGCGCGTCGCATTCCCTGGATAGAGTTGGGTTGTCGCGCCATGATCCAGCTTGGTTATGGCATCTACCAAAAACGCATCCAGGCAACTCTCTCAAATTTTAGTAGTATTTTGGGTGTAGAACTAGCCTGCGATAAGGAAGGCACCAAGCGCATTCTCAGAGATTCCGGCGTACCCGTACCCAAGGGAACGACAATTAGATCGTTGAAATATCTAGAAGACGCGATCGCCGAAGTAGGTGGATTTCCCATCGTTGTGAAGCCTCTTAACGGCAATCACGGTCGCGGTATCAGCATTGATGTTCGCACCTTGCCTGCCGCCGAAGATGCCTTCGATCTCGCACGCGAAGTCTCCGAAGAAGTGATTGTCGAGCGCTTCCATCGGGGACGCGATCACCGCGTTCTCGTGGTAAACGGGCGGGTAATTGCTGTGGCAGAGCGCGTTCCAGCCCATGTCGTCGGCGATGGTGCATCTACGATCGCGCAACTGATCGAAATTACCAATCAAGATCCCCGCCGGGGCGATGGACACGATAACGTCCTTACCAAAATCGAACTGGATCGCACCAGCTACGACTTGCTAGAACGGCAAGGCTTTACCCTAGAGACAGTGCTGGAGCCAGAGCAGGTTTGCTATTTAAAGGCTACCGCTAACCTCAGTACCGGCGGCATTGCGGTAGATCGCACCGATGATATTCACTGCGAGAATGTATGGTTAGCACAGCGGGTTGCCAAGATTATCGGCCTGGATATTGCTGGCATTGATGTGGTGACATCAGATATTTCGCAGCCGCTCCACGCTACCGATGGCGTAATTGTGGAAGTGAATGCCGCTCCAGGTTTTAGAATGCATACTGCTCCTAGCGTGGGCATCCCCCGTAATGTGGCCGAGCCGGTGATCGAAATGCTATTTCCGCCGGGCACGCCTTCACGCATTCCCATTGTGGCGATTACGGGTACTAACGGGAAAACTACGACTACACGCCTGATTGCCCATATCTTCAAACAAACTCAGCGCGTAGTTGGCTACACCACTACCGATGGCATTTATATTGGCGATTGGTTAGTTGAGAAAGGCGATACCACCGGGCCTTATAGCGCGCAAGTCATTCTACGCGATCCCACGGTCGAAGTTGCGGTTTTAGAAACGGCAAGGGGTGGCATATTGCGATCGGGCCTAGGATTTGATGGCTGCGATGTCGGCGTGATTCTGAACGTCCAGGCCGATCATCTGGGATTGGGCGACATCGATACGGTTGAAGATTTAGCTAATTTAAAAAGCGTAGTCGTGCGAGCTGCTTTCCCCAGCGGCTACGCCGTACTCAATGCTGACGATCCCCTCGTTGCCGCGATGGCAAGTCAAGTGCAGGCACAGGTGGTTTACTTCAGTATGAACCCGGAAAATCCAATTGTGGTAGCCCATGCCCAGCAGGGCGGGTTGGCAGCAGTATATGAGAATGGTTATTTATCAATTCTCAAAGGTGATTGGACTTTACGCATCGAGCAAGCTGTTAACGTGCCCGTTACTTTAGGTGGGAAGACCCCATTTATGATCCAGAATGCTCTGGCCGCGAGTCTTGCCGCCTTCGTACAAGGTGTGAGAATTGAGGATATTCGCTCGGCACTAAATAGCTTTGTGGCATCCAGCCATCAAACCCCAGGGCGAATGAACCTGTTCGATCTTGGTAGATTTCACGTCCTGCTTGACTATGCCCACAATCCGGCTGGCTACAGAGCGATCGCTGGCTTTATCAGCACCTGGAACGGCGAACGCATTGGCGTGATCGGCGCGCCTGGCGATCGCCGCGATGCTGACATCGAGGAGTTAGGGCAAATTTCCGCCGAGATGTTCGATCGCATCATTATCAAGGAAGACTGCGATCGACGCGGTCGCGCCCCCTATGAAGTCGCCAATCTAATGCAAAAAGGCATTACCGAATTCAGCCCCAATTTGCCCTACAAAGTTATTCTGGACGAAGCTGAAGCGCTAATCGAGGCTCTGGATACAGCACCCGATAACGCCCTGGTCGTGATCTTCCCTGAAAAAGTAGAGCGAGCGATCGAAATTGTCGAAGCCAGGCAACCCCAAGAGTACAAAGACAATGTCAATGGCTTGTCAGGATCTGCATCAACGAACCCCTCAGTTAGCGCCCTAGCCCTTTAA
- the trpA gene encoding tryptophan synthase subunit alpha, which yields MISVSAQFEQLRAKGQVALIPFITAGDPDLDTTAAALRQLDRNGADLIELGIPYSDPLADGPVIQAAATRSLAKGTTLDKVLDVVKTVAPELRSPIILFTYYNPILNLGIEKFLQRIYEAGARGLVVPDLPLEEAQSLLEPATRIGIEVILLVAPTSPLARLEAIAAQSQGFIYLVSTTGVTGMRDRVGKGVQQMLETLRTLTDKPLGVGFGISQPEHASQVAQWHADAVIVGSAMVKRLAEPDGLQSIAELCSSLKRAISLSA from the coding sequence ATGATTTCTGTCTCTGCCCAGTTTGAGCAGTTGCGTGCTAAAGGGCAGGTAGCCCTCATCCCCTTTATTACGGCTGGCGACCCCGATCTTGACACTACAGCCGCTGCCTTGCGGCAGCTCGATCGCAATGGTGCCGATCTAATTGAATTGGGCATTCCCTACTCCGATCCACTCGCAGATGGTCCTGTGATCCAGGCTGCTGCCACCCGATCGCTTGCCAAGGGGACAACGCTGGATAAGGTTTTGGACGTAGTGAAAACCGTTGCACCCGAGTTGCGATCGCCCATAATTCTATTTACCTATTACAACCCCATTCTGAATCTGGGGATTGAGAAATTTTTGCAACGCATTTATGAAGCGGGTGCCAGAGGGCTGGTAGTGCCAGATTTACCGCTCGAAGAAGCACAAAGCTTGCTAGAACCAGCTACCAGGATTGGGATCGAGGTGATTTTGTTAGTTGCACCCACCAGTCCGTTAGCCAGACTAGAAGCGATCGCGGCTCAGTCTCAGGGGTTTATTTATCTGGTTAGCACCACAGGCGTAACCGGAATGCGCGATCGAGTTGGTAAGGGCGTACAGCAGATGCTAGAGACGTTGCGGACGCTAACCGATAAACCGCTTGGTGTGGGGTTTGGGATCTCCCAACCCGAACATGCCAGCCAGGTGGCGCAATGGCATGCTGACGCTGTAATCGTTGGTAGTGCTATGGTAAAGCGACTGGCAGAACCGGATGGTTTGCAAAGTATCGCCGAATTATGTAGTAGTCTAAAGCGAGCAATCTCCCTTAGTGCTTAG
- the apcA gene encoding allophycocyanin subunit alpha produces the protein MSVITKSIVNADAEARYLSPGELDRIKSFVSSGARRVRIAQALTESRERIVKQAGDALFQKRPDLVSPGGAAYGEEMTAACLRDLDYYLRLITYGVVAGDVTPIEEIGVVGAKEMYKSLDIPLSGMAEGVRAAKNAASGLLSAEDAAEAGYYFDYLAGALQ, from the coding sequence ATGAGTGTAATCACGAAATCTATCGTGAATGCGGACGCTGAAGCCCGCTACCTGAGCCCTGGCGAGCTGGATCGCATCAAGAGCTTTGTTAGCTCTGGCGCACGTCGCGTACGCATTGCTCAAGCTTTGACCGAATCTCGCGAACGTATCGTCAAGCAAGCTGGTGATGCATTGTTCCAAAAGCGCCCCGACCTTGTATCTCCTGGTGGTGCTGCATATGGCGAAGAAATGACTGCCGCTTGCCTCAGAGACCTAGATTACTACCTGCGCTTGATCACTTACGGTGTAGTTGCTGGTGACGTTACTCCAATTGAAGAAATTGGTGTTGTCGGCGCTAAGGAAATGTACAAGTCCTTGGATATTCCACTCTCTGGCATGGCTGAAGGCGTGCGCGCTGCTAAGAACGCTGCTTCTGGTCTTCTCTCTGCCGAAGATGCTGCCGAAGCTGGCTACTATTTTGACTATCTCGCCGGTGCCCTGCAATAG
- the apcB gene encoding allophycocyanin subunit beta, which yields MQDAITSVINSSDVQGRYLDVASLEKLKGYFASGELRVRAAATISANASTIIKEAVSKSLLYTDTTRPGGNMYTTRRYAACIRDLDYFLRYATYAMLAGDASILDERVLNGLRETYNSLGVPVSTTVQAIQAIKEVTASLVGADAGKEMGVYLDYISSGL from the coding sequence ATGCAAGACGCAATTACCTCTGTTATCAACTCCTCTGACGTACAAGGCAGATACCTTGATGTTGCCTCCCTCGAAAAACTAAAAGGCTATTTCGCTAGCGGCGAACTGCGCGTGCGTGCTGCTGCTACCATCAGCGCCAATGCTTCTACCATCATTAAAGAAGCTGTATCTAAGTCCTTGCTGTACACCGACACCACTCGTCCCGGTGGAAACATGTACACCACCCGTCGCTATGCTGCTTGCATCCGCGACCTGGATTACTTCCTCCGCTATGCCACCTATGCCATGCTAGCTGGCGATGCTTCCATCCTCGACGAGCGCGTACTCAACGGCTTGAGAGAAACCTACAACTCTTTGGGAGTTCCCGTCTCTACCACAGTACAAGCTATCCAAGCTATCAAAGAAGTTACTGCTTCTTTAGTAGGTGCTGACGCAGGCAAGGAAATGGGCGTGTATCTCGATTACATCAGCTCTGGCCTATAG
- a CDS encoding phycobilisome linker polypeptide — MRMFKVTACVPSQTRIRTQRELQNTFFTKLVPFDNWFAEQQRIMKMGGKIVRVELATGRAGTNTGIL; from the coding sequence ATGCGCATGTTTAAGGTCACTGCTTGTGTACCGAGCCAAACTCGCATTCGTACACAGCGTGAGTTGCAAAATACTTTCTTTACTAAGCTAGTGCCATTCGACAATTGGTTTGCTGAGCAGCAGCGCATTATGAAAATGGGTGGCAAGATTGTCAGAGTTGAACTTGCAACCGGTAGAGCTGGCACCAATACTGGTATACTGTAA